A window of Phycobacter azelaicus contains these coding sequences:
- a CDS encoding RND transporter, producing MNLLDSIDWTTAIVVALLLGFAPFFPEPHLWEKLRMLFAGELFRALDWFDLVMHGTPLVLLALKGVRHLRQHRR from the coding sequence ATGAATCTTTTGGACTCTATCGACTGGACGACCGCGATCGTGGTGGCGCTGCTTCTCGGGTTTGCACCTTTCTTCCCGGAACCGCATTTGTGGGAAAAGCTCAGGATGCTGTTCGCAGGCGAATTGTTCCGTGCGCTGGATTGGTTCGATCTGGTGATGCATGGCACTCCGCTTGTGCTCTTGGCGCTCAAGGGCGTGCGACACCTGCGTCAGCACCGCCGCTAG
- a CDS encoding alpha/beta fold hydrolase, with product MTPQIETGTAEVNGQSIAYTRQGSGPAVLLLHGFPQTKAMWREVALALSQAFTIVTADLRGYGDSSKPECVEAMSFRNMGADQVALMRWLGHSRFHLVGHDRGARTAHRIALDSPEAVASLTLMDIIPTHLLLSELRQEVARAYYHWFFLAQPAPFPEGMIAANPDGYFESCLLGWGGATLEDFPPEALSAYRKSWRNPACIHTMCNDYRAAIDVDFALDAADLNRQVTCPALVLYGATGAMAKHYDVEATWAPRLADMRAATIPGGHFFVDEHPDKTAEALLAFLKELPAL from the coding sequence ATGACACCCCAGATCGAAACAGGCACCGCAGAGGTCAACGGACAGAGTATAGCCTATACCCGTCAAGGCTCTGGTCCTGCCGTGCTTCTTCTTCATGGCTTCCCGCAAACCAAGGCTATGTGGCGGGAGGTCGCCTTAGCGCTCTCGCAGGCGTTCACCATTGTGACCGCAGACCTGCGCGGATACGGGGACAGCAGCAAGCCTGAGTGCGTTGAGGCCATGAGCTTTCGCAATATGGGCGCCGATCAGGTAGCGCTGATGCGCTGGCTGGGCCATAGCAGATTTCACCTTGTGGGCCATGACCGGGGCGCGCGCACCGCACATCGAATTGCCCTCGACAGTCCCGAGGCGGTGGCCAGCCTCACCCTGATGGACATCATTCCCACCCATTTGCTCCTGAGCGAATTGCGCCAGGAGGTGGCACGCGCCTATTATCACTGGTTTTTCCTGGCGCAGCCCGCGCCCTTTCCCGAAGGGATGATAGCCGCAAACCCCGACGGCTATTTCGAAAGCTGTCTCTTGGGCTGGGGCGGCGCAACGCTGGAAGATTTCCCGCCCGAGGCCTTGAGCGCATATCGAAAAAGCTGGCGCAACCCGGCCTGCATCCACACCATGTGCAATGACTATCGCGCGGCCATCGACGTGGACTTTGCCCTTGATGCTGCCGATCTAAACCGGCAGGTGACCTGCCCTGCGCTGGTCCTCTATGGCGCGACCGGGGCCATGGCCAAACACTATGACGTGGAGGCCACCTGGGCACCACGTCTGGCCGATATGCGCGCCGCAACCATTCCTGGGGGGCATTTTTTCGTGGACGAGCACCCGGACAAGACGGCCGAGGCCCTTTTGGCCTTCCTGAAGGAACTGCCTGCCCTTTGA
- a CDS encoding M20/M25/M40 family metallo-hydrolase — MSLNEVLDRIDADVSVATDRLLELLRLQSVSTDPAYKAECEKAADWLVTDLKSIGIAAEKRTTPGHPMVVGHVGQENQDAPHVLFYGHYDVQPVDPLNLWKTPPFEPQLEETENGTVIRGRGASDDKGQLMTFVEACRAWKAIHGSLPCRITFFFEGEEESGSPSLVPFMKEHAEELKADIALICDTSMVSRGVPSIASQLRGMLKDEFTLVGPRIDLHSGHYGGPGLNPLREISRIVASFYDEETGKIAVEGFYEGVNEVPEDQLRQWEGCGFDADDYLGNAGYTQAHGEKDRSILEQQWARPTLEVNGLWGGYNGAGSKTVIPSEAHCKITCRLVGDMDPDALRLKIRKHVEERLKPDCKVIWDNDLEGSRASVMDISRPEFTAARAALSDEWEREAVFCGMGGSIPIAGFFKSILGMESMLIGFANEDDAIHSPNEKYDLKSFHKGIRSWARVLDALTKA, encoded by the coding sequence ATGTCTTTGAACGAAGTACTTGACCGTATCGACGCGGATGTTTCGGTGGCCACTGATCGCCTATTGGAGCTGCTCCGCCTTCAGTCCGTGTCAACCGACCCCGCCTATAAAGCGGAATGCGAAAAGGCGGCCGACTGGCTGGTGACCGACCTCAAATCCATCGGCATTGCGGCAGAAAAGCGCACGACTCCCGGTCACCCCATGGTAGTGGGCCATGTGGGCCAAGAGAACCAGGACGCACCCCACGTTCTGTTCTACGGTCACTATGACGTTCAGCCCGTCGATCCCCTGAACCTGTGGAAGACCCCCCCGTTTGAGCCGCAGCTCGAAGAGACCGAGAACGGCACGGTGATCCGGGGCCGCGGTGCTTCGGACGACAAGGGGCAACTGATGACCTTTGTCGAGGCGTGCCGGGCCTGGAAGGCCATCCACGGCTCCCTGCCCTGCCGCATCACCTTTTTCTTTGAGGGCGAAGAAGAATCAGGCTCGCCCTCACTGGTGCCCTTCATGAAGGAACACGCCGAAGAGCTGAAAGCGGATATCGCGCTGATCTGTGACACCTCCATGGTATCGCGCGGGGTACCTTCGATTGCATCGCAGCTGCGCGGCATGCTGAAGGATGAATTCACCCTGGTGGGGCCCCGCATCGATCTGCATTCGGGCCACTATGGCGGTCCAGGCCTCAACCCCCTACGTGAAATCAGCCGTATCGTGGCTTCTTTCTATGACGAAGAAACCGGCAAGATCGCTGTCGAGGGCTTCTACGAGGGCGTCAATGAGGTGCCCGAGGACCAGCTGCGCCAGTGGGAAGGCTGCGGCTTTGACGCCGATGACTACCTTGGAAATGCAGGCTACACCCAGGCCCACGGCGAAAAGGACCGCAGCATTCTGGAACAGCAATGGGCGCGCCCGACGCTGGAGGTAAACGGCCTTTGGGGCGGCTATAACGGCGCCGGCTCAAAAACCGTGATCCCGTCCGAAGCGCATTGCAAGATCACCTGCCGTCTGGTGGGCGACATGGACCCTGACGCGCTGCGCCTGAAGATCCGCAAGCACGTGGAAGAGCGACTGAAGCCCGATTGCAAGGTGATCTGGGACAACGACCTTGAGGGCTCACGCGCCTCGGTGATGGATATCTCCCGCCCTGAGTTCACGGCTGCCCGCGCGGCGCTGAGTGATGAATGGGAGCGCGAAGCGGTGTTCTGCGGCATGGGCGGGTCGATCCCGATTGCCGGGTTCTTCAAGTCGATTCTGGGCATGGAATCCATGTTGATCGGCTTTGCAAACGAGGATGATGCGATTCATTCTCCGAATGAAAAGTATGACCTAAAGAGTTTTCACAAGGGCATCCGGTCCTGGGCGCGGGTGCTGGACGCACTGACCAAAGCCTAA
- the hemA gene encoding 5-aminolevulinate synthase has protein sequence MDYTAKLDAAIERLHEEGRYRTFIDIERKNGQFPHAVWTRPDGEQQDITVWCGNDYLGMGQHPVVLSAMHEAIEATGAGSGGTRNISGTTVYHKRLEAELADLHGKEAALLFTSAYIANDATLSTLPKLFPGLIIYSDALNHASMIEGVRRNGGAKRVFRHNDVSHLRELLEADDPDAPKLIAFESVYSMDGDFGPIEEICDLADEFGALTYIDEVHAVGMYGPRGGGVTERDNLAHRIDIINGTLAKAYGVMGGYIAASEKMCDAIRSYAPGFIFTTSLAPAVAAGAAASVAYLKTAPELREKHQEQAKILKLRLKGLGLPIIDHGSHIVPVIVGDPVHTKKLSDMLLSEFGIYVQPINFPTVPRGTERLRFTPSPVHGPKEIDGLVQAMDNLWSHCALNRAELAG, from the coding sequence GTGGACTATACCGCGAAACTCGACGCAGCGATCGAACGCCTTCATGAAGAGGGCCGCTACCGCACCTTCATTGATATTGAGCGTAAAAATGGTCAGTTTCCCCATGCGGTTTGGACTCGTCCCGATGGGGAGCAGCAGGACATCACTGTGTGGTGCGGCAACGACTACCTGGGGATGGGGCAGCATCCGGTTGTTCTGAGTGCCATGCATGAAGCGATTGAAGCCACCGGCGCAGGCTCTGGCGGCACCCGCAATATCTCTGGCACCACTGTCTATCACAAGCGCCTGGAGGCGGAGCTGGCGGATCTGCATGGCAAGGAAGCGGCCCTGCTGTTCACATCGGCCTATATCGCAAATGATGCGACACTTTCGACGCTGCCCAAACTGTTCCCAGGACTCATCATCTATTCCGACGCCTTGAACCACGCTTCCATGATCGAGGGCGTGCGCCGCAATGGCGGTGCCAAGCGCGTGTTCCGCCATAACGATGTCTCCCACCTGCGCGAACTGCTTGAAGCAGACGATCCCGACGCGCCCAAGCTGATCGCGTTTGAATCGGTTTACTCGATGGATGGCGATTTTGGTCCGATCGAGGAAATCTGCGATCTGGCCGATGAATTTGGCGCGCTGACCTATATCGACGAAGTACACGCCGTCGGCATGTACGGCCCACGCGGCGGCGGTGTGACCGAGCGCGACAACCTTGCCCATAGGATCGACATCATCAACGGAACCCTGGCGAAGGCCTATGGTGTGATGGGCGGCTATATTGCAGCGTCCGAAAAGATGTGCGATGCGATCCGCTCCTACGCGCCGGGTTTCATATTTACCACCTCGCTGGCACCTGCTGTCGCAGCAGGCGCGGCTGCTTCGGTTGCCTATCTGAAAACGGCGCCGGAACTGCGTGAGAAACATCAGGAACAGGCCAAAATCCTGAAACTGCGTCTCAAGGGGCTCGGCCTGCCGATCATCGACCACGGCAGCCACATTGTGCCCGTGATTGTCGGCGATCCGGTTCACACCAAGAAGTTGAGCGACATGCTTTTGTCCGAGTTCGGAATCTACGTCCAGCCGATCAACTTCCCCACGGTTCCGCGTGGGACCGAACGCTTGCGTTTCACCCCGTCACCGGTGCATGGCCCCAAGGAAATCGACGGTTTGGTGCAGGCAATGGACAATCTTTGGTCCCATTGTGCGCTAAATCGTGCCGAATTGGCAGGTTAG
- a CDS encoding helix-turn-helix domain-containing protein gives MIGRLTQRKSKEQAQPSTPKGFDDFELRLGDMMRGERATMGKSLLDVQRELRIKASYIAAIENSDPTVFDTPGFIAGYVRSYARYLGMDPEEAFDTFCEESGFSVAHGMSAEASGRKTAPSQKPQKAAGGFGNDPFSSPNTPFAPTSASVLSHVEPRAIGSLMVLVALISGIGYGGWSILKEVQQVQFAPVDQTPLVLADVDSLEGARLNAAESESDPAIAALDRLYRPQALDVPILAARDAPIATLDPRTYGNFVEPELPSVQFAEASLPADSAGQQLTVPQVVEEATPRAAILAVRPAWVEVTAADGSVIFEGIMEPGDRFDIPLTEVPPRLKTGESSGIYFAVNGQHFGPVGQRGSVTRNIDLGPDAISERFAVADLQDENNQALASVVAQLRLQADQE, from the coding sequence ATGATCGGGCGCCTCACTCAGCGCAAATCGAAGGAGCAGGCTCAGCCCTCCACTCCAAAGGGATTTGACGATTTCGAGCTTCGGCTCGGCGACATGATGCGGGGAGAGAGGGCGACGATGGGCAAGTCGCTCTTGGACGTCCAGCGCGAGTTGCGCATCAAGGCCTCCTATATCGCTGCCATCGAAAACTCTGATCCGACCGTTTTTGATACGCCCGGTTTCATCGCCGGCTATGTGCGCTCTTATGCGCGCTACTTAGGCATGGACCCGGAAGAAGCCTTTGACACTTTCTGCGAGGAAAGCGGGTTTTCCGTAGCCCACGGGATGTCGGCCGAAGCTTCGGGGCGAAAGACGGCGCCAAGTCAGAAACCTCAAAAAGCGGCTGGTGGGTTTGGGAACGATCCGTTTTCGTCGCCGAACACGCCCTTTGCGCCGACCTCGGCAAGCGTCCTGAGCCATGTGGAGCCTCGCGCGATCGGGTCGTTGATGGTGCTTGTCGCGTTGATTTCCGGCATCGGATATGGCGGATGGAGCATCCTGAAAGAGGTGCAGCAGGTTCAATTTGCCCCCGTCGATCAGACGCCATTGGTGCTCGCGGATGTTGACTCGCTTGAGGGCGCGCGCTTGAACGCAGCAGAGTCGGAAAGCGACCCCGCGATTGCAGCCCTGGACCGTCTCTATCGACCTCAGGCGCTTGATGTGCCGATCCTGGCCGCGCGCGATGCACCGATCGCAACGCTTGATCCGCGCACCTACGGAAATTTTGTCGAACCAGAGCTGCCCTCTGTGCAATTCGCAGAAGCGAGTTTGCCCGCAGACAGTGCAGGCCAGCAACTGACGGTGCCGCAGGTGGTGGAAGAGGCCACCCCACGCGCGGCCATCCTTGCGGTGCGCCCCGCTTGGGTGGAGGTGACTGCAGCTGACGGGAGCGTGATCTTCGAGGGGATCATGGAGCCGGGTGATCGTTTCGATATCCCGCTAACCGAGGTTCCACCGCGCCTGAAGACTGGCGAGAGCAGCGGCATCTACTTTGCTGTTAACGGTCAGCATTTTGGCCCGGTAGGGCAACGCGGTAGCGTTACACGGAATATAGATCTTGGTCCTGATGCCATTTCCGAGCGCTTTGCGGTGGCGGATCTGCAAGACGAGAACAACCAGGCGTTGGCCTCAGTCGTTGCGCAGCTTCGCCTTCAAGCAGATCAGGAGTAG
- the ispG gene encoding flavodoxin-dependent (E)-4-hydroxy-3-methylbut-2-enyl-diphosphate synthase — translation MSLNHIRPWRHIERRKSRQIHVGNVPVGGDAPIAVQTMTNTPTTDIAATVAQVQAAAEAGADIVRVSVPDEASAKALKEIVRESPVPIVADIHFHYKRGIEAAEAGAACLRINPGNIGDEKRVAEVIAAARDHDCSIRIGVNAGSLEKHLLEKYGEPCPEAMVESGLDHIRILQDHDFHEFKISVKASDVFMSAAAYQQLADATDAPIHLGITEAGGLTSGTIKSAIGLGQLLWMGIGDTLRVSLSADPVEEVKVGFEILKSLGLRHRGVNIISCPSCARQGFDVIKTVETLEERLAHIHTPMSLSIIGCVVNGPGEALMTDVGFTGGGAGSGMVYLAGKASHKMNNEQMVDHIVEEVEKKAAEIEAAAAAE, via the coding sequence ATGTCGCTAAATCACATCAGACCCTGGCGCCACATTGAGCGCCGCAAAAGCCGCCAGATCCACGTGGGCAATGTCCCTGTCGGTGGCGATGCTCCGATTGCTGTGCAGACCATGACAAATACGCCCACGACGGATATTGCAGCGACTGTCGCTCAGGTGCAGGCTGCTGCAGAAGCCGGGGCGGACATCGTGCGCGTCTCGGTCCCGGATGAGGCGTCCGCAAAGGCTCTGAAAGAGATCGTCCGCGAAAGCCCTGTACCGATCGTGGCGGATATTCATTTCCACTACAAACGCGGGATCGAAGCCGCCGAAGCGGGCGCGGCTTGCCTGCGGATCAATCCAGGCAATATCGGCGACGAAAAGCGCGTGGCCGAAGTGATCGCCGCCGCACGCGATCACGACTGCTCGATCCGTATCGGGGTCAACGCGGGGTCGCTGGAAAAACACCTGCTTGAAAAATATGGCGAGCCGTGCCCCGAGGCGATGGTCGAAAGCGGTCTGGATCACATCCGCATCCTGCAGGACCACGATTTTCATGAGTTCAAGATTTCGGTGAAGGCTTCTGATGTCTTCATGTCGGCGGCGGCCTATCAGCAGCTGGCCGATGCCACCGATGCCCCGATCCACCTTGGCATTACCGAGGCAGGTGGGTTGACCTCCGGGACCATCAAATCAGCTATTGGCTTGGGCCAACTTTTGTGGATGGGAATCGGCGACACGCTGCGTGTCAGCCTGTCTGCGGATCCGGTCGAAGAGGTAAAAGTCGGCTTTGAAATCCTGAAATCGCTGGGGCTGCGCCACCGCGGCGTCAATATCATCTCTTGTCCGTCCTGCGCCCGTCAGGGGTTTGACGTGATCAAGACGGTTGAAACACTCGAAGAGCGGTTGGCCCATATCCATACGCCCATGAGCCTGTCGATCATCGGCTGTGTCGTAAACGGGCCGGGAGAGGCGTTGATGACCGATGTCGGCTTTACCGGCGGCGGGGCTGGCTCTGGCATGGTCTATCTCGCGGGGAAGGCCAGCCACAAGATGAACAACGAGCAGATGGTCGATCACATCGTCGAAGAGGTCGAGAAAAAGGCTGCGGAGATCGAAGCTGCGGCAGCGGCCGAGTAA
- a CDS encoding DsbA family protein has translation MIRLSQAAASAALAFGLLSSAAQALDLKEMTPAERAAFGEEVRAYLLENPEVILEAVNLLEQRQAADEAARDEALVAANIAEIENDGYSWVGGNPEGDITLVEFMDYRCGYCRKAAPEVAELLAEDGNIRWVVKEFPILGEASVLSSRFAVATKQIAGDDAYKSVHEALMTMTGEPGEVALRRLADGLGLDADAILARMDSEEVTQELRQTRALAQQLSISGTPTFVLGGELLRGYLPKDQMEIVVKEVRKNRS, from the coding sequence ATGATCCGTCTTTCACAAGCGGCAGCCTCTGCTGCCCTGGCTTTTGGACTGTTGAGCAGCGCGGCGCAGGCGCTGGATCTCAAGGAAATGACACCGGCCGAGCGTGCAGCCTTTGGCGAAGAGGTGCGCGCCTACCTCCTGGAAAATCCCGAAGTTATCCTTGAGGCGGTCAACCTGCTTGAGCAACGGCAGGCAGCCGATGAGGCGGCGCGGGACGAGGCCTTGGTGGCGGCGAACATCGCCGAGATAGAAAACGATGGCTATTCCTGGGTCGGCGGCAACCCGGAAGGCGACATCACTTTGGTCGAATTCATGGACTACCGCTGCGGTTACTGCCGCAAGGCCGCCCCAGAGGTGGCCGAGCTATTGGCCGAAGATGGTAATATCCGCTGGGTGGTCAAGGAATTCCCGATCCTGGGCGAAGCCTCTGTGCTGTCGTCGCGCTTCGCGGTAGCAACCAAGCAGATCGCGGGTGACGATGCCTATAAATCCGTCCATGAAGCCCTGATGACAATGACCGGAGAGCCCGGCGAAGTGGCGCTGCGCCGACTGGCCGATGGTCTTGGGCTGGACGCCGATGCCATCCTGGCCCGCATGGACAGCGAAGAGGTCACGCAAGAGCTGCGCCAAACTCGCGCTCTGGCCCAGCAGCTTTCGATTTCGGGCACCCCGACATTCGTTCTGGGCGGCGAACTGCTGCGCGGCTACCTGCCCAAGGACCAGATGGAGATCGTCGTAAAAGAGGTCCGAAAGAACCGCAGCTGA
- a CDS encoding M48 family metalloprotease, with protein MMFSHGARMTFDRFSRLASIPALAFCLLTYAATTLQAASIGLLRDADVEYALNRLAAPILQAAGLNAKRMKTLVVNESSYNAFVLDSRTIFIHYGLILKSHNPEMLQAVIAHEAAHIANGHIARRMQNMRSAGSAAGLGLALAALAAAAGAGGEAASGIAIGTQSSALRGFLSHTRAEESSADRSAAGYLSRAGISPKGLVDLHQTFAGQEVLSARHQDPYMRSHPLSRDRIRAAQAYVASHGDNSSPNPEADYWFARLRGKLSGFIRAPKWTLRRAGEEVHKDIRLMREAIAYHRLKNRQKALAAIDGAISLRPGDAYYMELKGQFLMENREWTAALGAYKKAVTLAPRDPLILASYGRAQLAAGQPKAAIKTLETSRGIDFRNSFLLRDMAQAYAQTKQTGLAALVTAERYALQGRLDDAGLHAKRATALLPTGSPGWRRAQDVLVAYERSQKRKRR; from the coding sequence ATGATGTTCTCCCATGGTGCGCGCATGACTTTTGACCGTTTCTCTCGTCTGGCGTCAATCCCGGCTCTGGCTTTTTGCCTGCTGACCTATGCCGCGACCACATTGCAGGCCGCCTCCATCGGCCTGCTGCGTGATGCCGACGTGGAGTACGCCCTGAACCGTTTGGCGGCGCCTATTCTTCAGGCAGCGGGTCTCAATGCAAAACGGATGAAAACCCTTGTGGTCAATGAGTCTAGCTACAATGCGTTCGTTCTGGATAGTCGAACGATATTCATACATTACGGTTTGATCCTGAAATCACACAATCCCGAAATGCTGCAGGCGGTCATCGCCCATGAAGCGGCCCATATTGCCAACGGCCATATCGCGCGGCGCATGCAGAACATGCGCTCGGCGGGCAGCGCTGCGGGCCTTGGCCTCGCTCTGGCTGCCTTGGCAGCCGCCGCTGGTGCAGGCGGTGAGGCAGCATCCGGCATCGCGATAGGCACCCAAAGTTCTGCCTTGCGCGGCTTTCTGTCCCACACACGCGCAGAGGAATCCTCTGCCGACAGATCAGCGGCCGGATATCTCAGCCGCGCCGGGATTTCACCCAAAGGGCTGGTCGATCTGCACCAGACCTTTGCCGGTCAGGAAGTCTTGAGCGCGCGCCATCAGGACCCTTACATGCGATCTCATCCACTGAGCCGCGACCGCATCCGCGCGGCACAGGCCTATGTTGCAAGCCATGGCGACAATTCGTCTCCGAACCCTGAGGCTGACTATTGGTTTGCCCGCCTGCGTGGCAAGCTGTCGGGCTTCATCCGCGCACCGAAATGGACCCTGCGGCGCGCAGGCGAGGAAGTGCATAAGGACATCCGTCTGATGCGCGAGGCCATCGCCTATCACCGCCTGAAGAACCGCCAAAAGGCCCTTGCGGCCATCGACGGCGCTATTTCCCTGCGCCCTGGTGACGCTTACTACATGGAACTGAAAGGACAGTTCCTGATGGAGAACCGCGAATGGACCGCAGCCCTAGGCGCCTACAAGAAAGCCGTAACTCTGGCCCCCCGCGATCCGCTGATCCTGGCCAGCTATGGCCGGGCCCAATTGGCAGCGGGTCAACCTAAAGCCGCGATAAAGACGCTTGAGACATCCCGCGGGATCGACTTTCGCAATTCATTCCTTCTGCGAGACATGGCCCAGGCCTATGCGCAGACGAAACAGACCGGCCTCGCTGCCCTGGTGACAGCCGAGCGTTATGCCCTTCAGGGGCGTCTCGACGATGCCGGTCTTCACGCAAAACGCGCCACCGCGCTCTTGCCCACTGGATCGCCCGGATGGCGGCGGGCGCAGGATGTGCTGGTGGCTTACGAAAGATCACAGAAAAGGAAACGAAGATGA
- a CDS encoding pyridoxal phosphate-dependent aminotransferase, whose protein sequence is MRNSSRSAVDPFIVMDVMEAARRAEEAGRHIIHMEVGQPSTGAPKAAQAALVQALEKDALGYTVALGIPALRARIARMYREWYDVDLDPSRVVVTSGSSGAFLLAFTALFDSGDRVGIGAPGYPSYRQILHALGLTPVDIETASEHRLQPVPTDLAGLDLAGLMVASPANPTGTMLDRGAMGALIEATNDIGAAFISDEIYHGIEYEAKAVTALELTDQAYVINSFSKYFSMTGWRVGWMVVPEDHVRVVERLAQNMFICAPHASQVAALAAMDCEEELQANLAVYAQNRQLMLDGLPKAGFSKIAPPDGAFYVYADVSDLTQDSRAFAAEILEKAGVAVTPGLDFDPVRGATTLRFSYARSTADIEEGLLRLRRFMENR, encoded by the coding sequence ATGCGAAACTCAAGCCGGTCTGCGGTGGATCCCTTCATTGTGATGGATGTGATGGAGGCGGCCCGAAGGGCCGAAGAGGCCGGACGTCATATCATCCATATGGAAGTTGGCCAGCCGTCCACAGGGGCACCCAAGGCGGCGCAGGCTGCACTGGTGCAGGCGCTCGAAAAGGATGCGCTTGGCTATACGGTGGCCCTCGGTATTCCGGCCCTGCGCGCGCGCATCGCGCGTATGTATCGTGAGTGGTACGATGTGGATCTGGACCCAAGCCGTGTGGTGGTAACCTCCGGGTCCTCGGGAGCGTTCTTGCTCGCCTTTACCGCGCTGTTTGACAGCGGGGACCGTGTGGGGATTGGCGCGCCGGGCTATCCCTCCTATCGGCAGATCCTGCACGCACTGGGCCTGACGCCCGTGGATATCGAAACCGCGTCAGAGCATCGCTTGCAGCCGGTGCCGACTGATCTGGCGGGTCTTGACCTTGCAGGGCTCATGGTCGCCTCACCGGCAAACCCCACAGGCACCATGCTGGATCGTGGTGCCATGGGCGCATTGATCGAGGCAACCAATGACATCGGTGCCGCGTTTATCTCGGACGAGATCTATCACGGCATCGAATATGAGGCCAAGGCCGTCACGGCGCTTGAGCTGACGGATCAGGCTTATGTAATCAATTCCTTTTCCAAGTATTTCTCGATGACAGGATGGCGTGTCGGCTGGATGGTCGTGCCCGAGGACCACGTGCGCGTGGTGGAACGTCTGGCGCAGAACATGTTCATCTGCGCACCCCACGCAAGCCAAGTCGCGGCGCTGGCTGCGATGGATTGCGAAGAGGAATTGCAGGCCAATCTTGCTGTTTATGCGCAAAATCGCCAGTTGATGCTCGATGGTTTGCCCAAGGCCGGGTTCAGCAAGATCGCGCCCCCCGATGGCGCCTTTTATGTTTATGCGGATGTGTCGGATCTGACGCAGGACAGCCGTGCCTTCGCCGCAGAGATCCTTGAAAAAGCCGGGGTTGCGGTGACGCCCGGGCTTGATTTCGACCCGGTGCGCGGCGCGACCACCCTGCGGTTTTCGTATGCACGGTCCACTGCCGATATCGAAGAAGGGCTTTTGCGTCTGCGCCGTTTCATGGAAAACCGCTAA
- a CDS encoding N-acetylmuramoyl-L-alanine amidase: MAVKWDEVRMFGRFLAFCATLLFSSWFAGAVVAQGFSALARIDAANSQIRDAGQGAEIELHLSQGVPYRIFTLDGPPRLVLDFQEVDWTGLRPETLLRGDNLRDVQFGTYVPGWSRMVVDLGAPMQVSAAAMEVDPVTSGAVLNVGLEKTDAEGFAAATGAPQDSRWDLPTPEPLQPPVPKDENAPLLVVLDPGHGGIDPGAQVEGGVDEKTLMLDFAFELGEMLVRSGQFSVQLTRDGDYFVSLERRIALAHQAGADLFISLHADSLSEGGAHGSTVYTLSKEASDAASAKLAERHDRADLLSGTDLTATDDLVTDVLLDLARQETQPRSEALAQAIVEGLAEQGGPLNRRPLRAAGFSVLKSADIPSVLVEIGFLSSARDLENLMNPEWRTKAARGILSGLIEWRIRDEAQKPLVRQ, from the coding sequence ATGGCGGTGAAATGGGACGAGGTTCGGATGTTTGGCAGGTTTCTGGCGTTCTGCGCGACACTCCTATTTAGTAGCTGGTTCGCTGGTGCGGTGGTGGCGCAGGGGTTTTCTGCACTGGCGCGTATTGATGCGGCAAACAGCCAGATCCGCGATGCGGGGCAGGGGGCCGAGATCGAGCTGCATCTGAGTCAGGGCGTGCCCTATCGTATCTTCACACTGGACGGGCCGCCGCGCCTCGTTCTGGATTTTCAGGAGGTGGATTGGACCGGGCTGCGGCCTGAGACCCTGTTGCGCGGTGACAACTTGCGTGATGTTCAGTTCGGCACCTATGTGCCCGGCTGGTCTCGGATGGTGGTTGACCTGGGGGCGCCGATGCAGGTCAGCGCTGCTGCGATGGAAGTCGATCCTGTCACCTCCGGCGCGGTCCTGAACGTTGGGTTGGAAAAAACCGATGCAGAGGGTTTCGCGGCCGCGACCGGCGCTCCACAGGACAGTCGGTGGGACTTGCCCACGCCCGAGCCGCTTCAGCCGCCGGTTCCGAAGGATGAAAATGCGCCGCTCTTGGTGGTGCTGGATCCGGGTCACGGCGGTATAGATCCCGGAGCTCAGGTCGAGGGCGGCGTGGATGAGAAAACGCTGATGCTGGATTTTGCCTTTGAACTTGGTGAAATGCTGGTTCGATCCGGGCAGTTTTCGGTACAGTTGACGCGCGACGGTGACTATTTCGTCTCTTTGGAGCGGCGCATCGCCTTGGCGCATCAGGCCGGGGCCGATCTGTTCATTTCGCTGCATGCGGATTCCCTGTCCGAAGGCGGTGCTCATGGCTCCACGGTCTACACCTTGTCCAAGGAAGCATCGGATGCGGCCTCTGCCAAACTGGCCGAACGCCACGACCGCGCTGACCTGTTGTCGGGGACGGATCTGACCGCCACGGACGATCTGGTAACGGATGTGTTGCTGGATCTGGCCCGCCAGGAAACCCAGCCCCGCAGCGAGGCCTTGGCGCAGGCCATCGTGGAGGGGCTGGCAGAACAGGGCGGCCCGCTAAACCGTCGCCCACTACGTGCTGCGGGTTTCTCAGTACTGAAATCGGCGGACATCCCGTCGGTGCTTGTGGAAATCGGGTTTCTGTCCAGTGCGCGCGATCTTGAAAACCTGATGAACCCTGAGTGGCGCACCAAAGCGGCCCGAGGCATTCTATCTGGGTTGATCGAATGGCGGATCCGGGACGAGGCGCAAAAGCCTCTGGTCAGGCAATAA